Proteins from a single region of Streptomyces spectabilis:
- a CDS encoding ABC transporter substrate-binding protein: MTLSSRRRVRTAGALAVTGALAAALAGCGSSDDDKDSGSGSGRTHVVKTAMGEVKVPVAPERVVVLDTAELDSALTLGVKPVGATHADAATGFPGYLPKEKVAGIKDVGEMMNPNMEVIAGLKPDLILTSKVRHGAKYDQLKQIAPTVMTETTGYPWKENFQVHADALGKKAAATKTLAAYDAHVKEVTTALGGPAKAKATEVNVVRFVQGADIRIYGEQSYIATLLKDVGLGRAPISKKAKDGFSYDVSPEKIDLADTDVIFQSTYGDPKKAKQTQTVNSGLWKNMKAVKSGNVHVVNDELWIQGIGYTAADKILDEMKAALTKK; the protein is encoded by the coding sequence ACAAGGACTCGGGCTCGGGTTCGGGCAGGACGCACGTCGTGAAGACCGCCATGGGCGAGGTCAAGGTGCCCGTGGCGCCCGAGCGGGTCGTCGTGCTCGACACCGCCGAGCTGGACTCCGCGCTCACGCTCGGCGTGAAGCCGGTCGGCGCCACGCACGCCGACGCCGCCACCGGCTTCCCCGGCTACCTTCCCAAGGAGAAGGTCGCGGGCATCAAGGACGTCGGCGAGATGATGAATCCGAACATGGAGGTCATCGCGGGCCTCAAGCCGGACCTGATCCTCACCTCCAAGGTCCGCCACGGCGCGAAGTACGACCAGCTCAAGCAGATCGCGCCGACCGTCATGACGGAGACCACCGGCTACCCCTGGAAGGAGAACTTCCAGGTGCACGCGGACGCGCTCGGCAAGAAGGCGGCGGCGACGAAGACCCTCGCCGCCTACGACGCGCACGTCAAGGAGGTCACGACGGCGCTCGGCGGCCCGGCGAAGGCCAAGGCCACCGAGGTCAACGTGGTGCGCTTCGTCCAGGGCGCCGACATCCGCATCTACGGCGAGCAGTCGTACATCGCCACCCTCCTGAAGGACGTCGGCCTGGGCCGCGCGCCCATCTCCAAGAAGGCCAAGGACGGGTTCTCGTACGACGTGAGCCCCGAGAAGATCGACCTCGCCGACACGGACGTCATCTTCCAGTCGACGTACGGCGATCCGAAGAAGGCCAAGCAGACGCAGACCGTGAACAGCGGCCTGTGGAAGAACATGAAGGCCGTGAAGTCCGGCAACGTCCACGTCGTGAACGACGAGCTGTGGATCCAGGGCATCGGCTACACGGCCGCCGACAAGATCCTGGACGAGATGAAGGCGGCCCTGACGAAGAAGTAG
- a CDS encoding helicase-associated domain-containing protein has protein sequence MSTPDAPRSLAEALRASDDATLVALLRSRPDLVSPVPNDLTQLATRAGTRASVVRALERLDRFAQQVAEALAVASDPASYEELAHLLAPAPGEAVDRALTTLRRQALVWGAEDRLRLVRTARELLAPTPQRPSPTGLGPTVAEATAGMSPGRVQSVVAAAGLASTHDAVSAVESLTALFTDQERMSHLLDGAPADSVEVLSRLVWGPPYGQVTADPAPHLRWLLDRGLLLPTAPGTVVLPREAALHLRGGRAHRVLEPAPPAVEAAREHRPQVVDATAAGQAYTALATVEELLKDWDEGGPAVLRAGGLSVRDLKRTAAALDVAEPQAAFWVELAYAAGLLAADGEADERYAATPAYDSWQELPAAERWARLASAWYEATRTPGLVGGRDSKDRTLSALGPGLDRSAAPEVRHRVLALLAALPEGAAPAEESVLDRLRWERPSGGGASELRARLARWTLSEAELLGVTGRGALSAHGRVLLAADHGQPSAAQDATSAAERAAAGAEAARRLAPLLPEPLDHVLLQADLTAVAPGPLKRPLADALAVLADVESKGGATVYRFTPGSVRRALDAGQSASDLHAFLAAHSRTPVPQPLAYLIDDVARRHGHLRVGAASAYVRCDDEGVLDEILADKRAQGLRLRRLAGTVLAAQADPGTLLEGLRAMGFAPAAESAEGDVLITRAHSHRTPPRTAPEPVPDGPPLPDATLIGAAVRAIRAGDLASTAPRKEAPAATGELPRTTSAETLATMQAAVLTGETLWIGYVNAEGAASQRVIAPVRVEGGFVTAYDHTADEVRTYPLHRVTGVAELADD, from the coding sequence ATGAGCACCCCGGACGCCCCCCGTTCCCTTGCGGAAGCCCTCCGGGCGAGCGACGACGCGACGCTCGTCGCGCTGTTGCGATCCCGGCCCGACCTCGTCAGCCCCGTGCCGAACGACCTGACGCAGCTGGCCACCCGCGCGGGCACGCGGGCCTCGGTGGTACGTGCCCTGGAGCGCCTCGACCGGTTCGCGCAGCAGGTCGCCGAGGCCCTCGCCGTGGCCTCGGACCCGGCGTCGTACGAGGAGTTGGCGCATCTGCTCGCGCCCGCGCCCGGCGAAGCGGTGGACCGGGCCCTGACGACACTGCGCCGACAGGCGCTCGTGTGGGGCGCGGAGGACCGGCTCCGCCTGGTGCGCACCGCGCGCGAGCTGCTCGCGCCGACGCCGCAGCGGCCCTCGCCGACGGGCCTCGGCCCGACGGTCGCCGAGGCCACGGCGGGCATGTCGCCGGGCCGGGTGCAGAGCGTGGTCGCGGCCGCCGGGCTCGCGTCCACGCACGACGCGGTGTCGGCCGTGGAGTCCCTCACGGCGCTCTTCACCGACCAGGAGCGGATGTCCCACCTGCTCGACGGGGCGCCCGCCGACTCCGTCGAGGTCCTGTCCCGGCTCGTGTGGGGCCCGCCGTACGGACAGGTCACCGCCGACCCGGCGCCCCATCTGCGCTGGCTGCTCGACCGGGGCCTGCTGCTCCCGACGGCGCCGGGCACGGTGGTGCTGCCCCGGGAGGCCGCCCTTCACCTGCGCGGGGGCCGTGCCCACCGCGTACTGGAGCCGGCGCCTCCGGCGGTGGAGGCCGCGCGCGAACACCGTCCACAGGTTGTGGACGCGACGGCGGCAGGACAGGCCTACACCGCGCTCGCCACCGTCGAGGAACTGCTCAAGGACTGGGACGAGGGCGGCCCCGCCGTCCTGCGCGCGGGCGGCCTGAGCGTCCGTGACCTCAAGCGGACCGCCGCGGCCCTGGACGTGGCGGAACCGCAGGCCGCGTTCTGGGTCGAACTCGCCTACGCCGCGGGCCTGCTGGCCGCCGACGGCGAGGCCGACGAGCGCTACGCCGCGACCCCCGCCTACGACAGCTGGCAGGAGCTGCCCGCCGCCGAGCGCTGGGCGCGGCTCGCCTCCGCCTGGTACGAGGCCACGCGCACCCCCGGCCTCGTCGGCGGACGCGACAGCAAGGACCGCACCCTGTCCGCGCTCGGCCCCGGCCTCGACCGCTCCGCCGCGCCCGAGGTGCGCCACCGCGTCCTGGCCCTCCTGGCCGCCCTGCCCGAAGGCGCCGCGCCCGCCGAGGAGTCCGTGCTCGACCGGCTGCGCTGGGAGCGCCCCTCCGGCGGCGGCGCATCCGAGCTGCGCGCCCGCCTGGCCCGGTGGACGCTGAGCGAGGCGGAGCTGCTCGGGGTCACCGGGCGCGGGGCGCTCTCCGCGCACGGCCGCGTGCTCCTCGCCGCGGACCACGGGCAGCCGTCCGCCGCCCAGGACGCCACGAGTGCCGCCGAACGCGCCGCGGCCGGTGCCGAGGCCGCCCGCCGCCTCGCCCCGCTCCTGCCCGAACCCCTCGACCACGTCCTGCTCCAGGCCGACCTCACCGCGGTCGCCCCCGGGCCGCTCAAGCGCCCCCTCGCGGACGCCCTCGCCGTGCTCGCCGACGTGGAGTCCAAGGGCGGCGCCACCGTCTACCGGTTCACCCCGGGCTCCGTGCGGCGGGCGCTCGACGCCGGGCAGAGCGCGTCCGACCTGCACGCGTTCCTCGCCGCGCACTCCCGCACGCCCGTCCCGCAGCCCCTCGCGTACCTCATCGACGACGTGGCCCGCAGACACGGCCATCTGCGCGTCGGCGCCGCCTCCGCGTACGTGCGGTGCGACGACGAGGGCGTGCTCGACGAGATCCTCGCGGACAAACGGGCCCAGGGGCTGCGCCTCAGGCGCCTCGCGGGCACCGTGCTCGCCGCGCAGGCCGACCCCGGCACGCTCCTGGAAGGGCTGCGCGCCATGGGCTTCGCGCCCGCCGCCGAGAGCGCCGAGGGCGACGTCCTGATCACCCGTGCCCACAGCCACCGCACCCCGCCGCGCACCGCGCCCGAGCCGGTCCCGGACGGGCCGCCGCTGCCCGACGCCACGCTCATCGGCGCCGCCGTACGCGCCATCCGCGCGGGGGACCTCGCGTCCACCGCGCCGCGCAAGGAGGCGCCCGCCGCCACCGGCGAACTGCCCCGCACCACGTCCGCCGAGACCCTCGCCACCATGCAGGCGGCCGTCCTCACCGGCGAGACCCTGTGGATCGGCTACGTCAACGCCGAAGGGGCCGCGAGCCAGCGCGTCATCGCCCCCGTCCGCGTCGAGGGCGGCTTCGTCACCGCGTACGACCACACGGCGGACGAGGTCCGCACCTACCCGCTGCACCGCGTCACGGGCGTCGCGGAACTCGCCGACGACTGA
- a CDS encoding GDSL-type esterase/lipase family protein, whose translation MPESRPHALFSFGTLLDERVQTTLFGGAVPSSPAALAGHTTRPLTITAPDVIATSGLDVHLTLERRVGAAVEGAVLRLTDADLAAADAYEVDDYVRRRVRLSSGESAWAYLDARPLRPAARIVIVGDSIAYGRCDPYGGWAGHLASAHIAADETGHRVFNLAIPGSTLADVAEQTPALLPPRLPDTLLVAAGINDSALPGGLDRLAHHLDALAAAAHAHNARLVVAGPTWLDESRTADYEGLCFTAARALDLRERLRTWCAAHHADFLDLWEPLRDRPDLLTDGLHPDPEGHKILSTHLESAAHWRFGRPADLRQ comes from the coding sequence GTGCCCGAGTCCCGCCCGCACGCCCTGTTCTCCTTCGGCACGCTCCTGGACGAGCGCGTCCAGACGACCCTGTTCGGCGGGGCCGTGCCCAGCTCCCCGGCCGCCCTCGCCGGACACACGACCCGGCCCCTGACCATCACCGCCCCGGACGTCATCGCCACCAGCGGCCTGGACGTGCACCTGACCCTGGAGCGGCGCGTCGGCGCCGCGGTGGAGGGCGCCGTGCTGCGCCTGACCGACGCGGACCTCGCGGCGGCCGACGCGTACGAGGTCGACGACTACGTGCGGCGCCGGGTGCGGCTCTCCTCCGGGGAGAGCGCCTGGGCGTATCTGGACGCGCGGCCGCTGCGCCCGGCGGCGCGCATCGTGATCGTCGGCGACAGCATCGCCTACGGCCGCTGCGACCCGTACGGCGGCTGGGCCGGGCACCTGGCGTCCGCCCACATCGCCGCGGACGAGACCGGCCACCGGGTCTTCAACCTGGCCATCCCCGGCAGCACCCTCGCCGACGTCGCCGAGCAGACGCCCGCGCTCCTTCCGCCGCGCCTGCCCGACACCCTCCTGGTCGCCGCGGGCATCAACGACTCCGCCCTGCCCGGCGGCCTCGACCGGCTCGCGCACCACCTCGACGCGCTGGCCGCCGCGGCCCACGCCCACAACGCCCGGCTCGTCGTCGCGGGCCCGACCTGGCTCGACGAGAGCCGGACCGCCGACTACGAAGGCCTGTGCTTCACCGCGGCCCGCGCCCTCGACCTGCGCGAGCGCCTCCGCACCTGGTGCGCCGCGCACCACGCCGACTTCCTCGACCTGTGGGAGCCCCTGCGCGACCGCCCCGACCTCCTCACCGACGGCCTGCACCCGGACCCCGAGGGCCACAAGATCCTCTCCACACATCTGGAGTCTGCGGCACACTGGAGGTTTGGCCGCCCGGCTGATCTCCGGCAGTGA
- a CDS encoding DNA repair helicase XPB, with amino-acid sequence MNGPLIVQSDKTLLLEVDHERADACRRAIASFAELERAPEHIHTYRVTPLGLWNARAAGHDAEQVVDALVEFSRYPVPHALLVDVAETMARYGRLTLSKHPTHGLVLTSTDRPVLEEILRSKKVQPLVGARVDPDTVAVHPSERGQIKQTLLKLGWPAEDLAGYVDGEAHKIDLNEDGWALRPYQRQAVEGFWHGGSGVVVLPCGAGKTLVGAGAMAEAKATTLILVTNTVSARQWKHELVKRTSLTEDEIGEYSGTKKEIRPVTIATYQVLTTKRKGVYPHLELFDSRDWGLILYDEVHLLPAPVFKFTADLQARRRLGLTATLVREDGRESDVFSLIGPKRFDAPWKEIEAQGYIAPADCVEVRVNLTDSERLAYATAEAEEKYRFCATTATKRKVTEAIVRKFAGQQILVIGQYIDQLDELGEHLNAPVIKGETSNAQREKLFDAFREGEISVLVVSKVANFSIDLPEATVAIQVSGTFGSRQEEAQRLGRVLRPKADGHQAHFYSVVARDTIDQDFAAHRQRFLAEQGYAYRIMDAESLLAED; translated from the coding sequence GTGAATGGACCCCTCATCGTCCAGTCGGACAAGACACTCCTGTTGGAGGTCGACCACGAGCGGGCCGACGCGTGCCGTCGTGCCATCGCGTCGTTCGCCGAGCTGGAACGCGCCCCGGAGCACATCCACACGTACCGCGTGACGCCGCTCGGACTGTGGAACGCGCGGGCGGCGGGGCACGACGCCGAGCAGGTCGTGGACGCCCTCGTGGAGTTCTCGCGGTACCCGGTGCCGCACGCGCTGCTCGTCGACGTCGCCGAGACCATGGCCCGCTACGGCCGCCTCACGCTGAGCAAGCACCCGACGCACGGTCTCGTGCTCACGAGCACCGACCGGCCGGTCCTGGAAGAGATCCTGCGGTCGAAGAAGGTCCAGCCGCTCGTGGGCGCCCGCGTCGACCCGGACACGGTCGCCGTGCACCCCTCCGAGCGCGGCCAGATCAAGCAGACGCTGCTCAAGCTGGGCTGGCCCGCCGAGGACCTCGCCGGATACGTCGACGGCGAGGCCCACAAGATCGACCTGAACGAGGACGGCTGGGCGCTGCGCCCCTACCAGCGCCAGGCCGTCGAGGGCTTCTGGCACGGCGGCAGCGGCGTCGTCGTGCTGCCCTGCGGCGCGGGCAAGACCCTGGTGGGCGCGGGCGCCATGGCCGAGGCGAAGGCGACCACGCTGATCCTGGTCACGAACACCGTCTCCGCGCGCCAGTGGAAGCACGAGCTGGTCAAGCGCACCTCCCTCACCGAGGACGAGATCGGCGAGTACAGCGGTACGAAGAAGGAGATCCGGCCCGTCACGATCGCCACGTACCAGGTCCTGACGACCAAGCGGAAGGGCGTCTACCCGCACCTGGAGCTCTTCGACTCCCGTGACTGGGGCCTCATCCTCTACGACGAGGTGCACCTGCTGCCCGCGCCCGTCTTCAAGTTCACCGCCGACCTCCAGGCGCGGCGCAGGCTCGGGCTCACCGCGACCCTGGTCCGCGAGGACGGCCGCGAGTCGGACGTGTTCTCGCTCATCGGGCCCAAGCGCTTCGACGCGCCGTGGAAGGAGATCGAGGCGCAGGGGTACATCGCGCCCGCCGACTGCGTGGAGGTGCGCGTCAACCTCACCGACAGCGAGCGGCTCGCCTACGCCACCGCCGAGGCCGAGGAGAAGTACCGCTTCTGTGCGACGACGGCCACGAAGCGGAAGGTGACGGAGGCGATCGTCCGGAAGTTCGCGGGCCAGCAGATCCTCGTCATCGGCCAGTACATCGACCAGCTCGACGAGCTGGGCGAGCACCTGAACGCGCCGGTCATCAAGGGCGAGACGTCGAACGCGCAGCGCGAGAAGCTCTTCGACGCCTTCCGCGAGGGCGAGATCTCCGTGCTCGTGGTGTCCAAGGTCGCGAACTTCTCCATCGACCTGCCGGAGGCGACCGTCGCCATCCAGGTCTCGGGCACCTTCGGCTCGCGGCAGGAGGAGGCGCAGCGCCTCGGCCGCGTCCTGCGCCCGAAGGCGGACGGCCACCAGGCGCACTTCTACTCCGTGGTCGCCCGCGACACCATCGACCAGGACTTCGCGGCGCACCGCCAGCGGTTCCTCGCGGAGCAGGGGTACGCCTACCGGATCATGGACGCGGAGTCCCTGCTCGCGGAGGACTGA
- a CDS encoding helix-turn-helix transcriptional regulator yields MDFRAELASFLKSRRARLRPEDLGVRPFSGRRRVPGLRREELAELAGVSVDYYTRLEQGRTQNVSDGVLDAVARVLRLDEAERAHLGNLVRALRGAAGSGRTARPEPVREGVRVLLRALGDVPAYVVGPRLDVLAANPPARALFADFDALPAARRNVAWQLFLDPGARELYADWEEAARDTVVALRLDLGRYACDDRLCTLLGELSVRSEDFRRLWAEHQVRESSHGTWRLRHPMAGELVLHRETLLLPDAPEQTLVTFAAEPDSASADALVLLSIASARPSAASGRAQSSASRDSASMIR; encoded by the coding sequence ATGGACTTCCGCGCCGAACTCGCCAGCTTCCTGAAGTCGCGCCGGGCGCGGCTGCGCCCGGAGGACCTCGGCGTCCGCCCGTTCAGCGGCCGCCGCCGCGTCCCCGGGCTGCGCCGGGAGGAACTGGCGGAGCTCGCCGGGGTCAGCGTGGACTACTACACGCGCCTGGAGCAGGGCCGGACCCAGAACGTGTCGGACGGCGTGCTCGACGCCGTCGCCAGGGTGCTGCGGCTCGACGAGGCCGAGCGCGCGCACCTCGGCAACCTCGTGCGCGCCCTGCGCGGAGCCGCCGGTTCCGGCCGCACCGCGCGGCCCGAGCCGGTCCGCGAGGGCGTCCGGGTCCTGCTGCGCGCCCTGGGGGACGTGCCCGCGTACGTCGTCGGCCCCCGCCTGGACGTCCTCGCCGCGAATCCGCCGGCCCGCGCCCTGTTCGCCGACTTCGACGCCCTGCCCGCCGCGCGCCGGAACGTGGCCTGGCAGCTCTTCCTCGACCCCGGTGCGCGTGAGCTGTACGCGGACTGGGAGGAGGCGGCGCGCGACACGGTCGTGGCACTCCGCCTGGACCTGGGCCGCTACGCGTGCGACGACCGCCTCTGCACGCTCCTCGGTGAACTCTCCGTACGCAGCGAGGACTTTCGCCGCCTGTGGGCGGAGCACCAGGTGCGGGAGAGCTCCCACGGCACCTGGCGGCTCCGCCACCCGATGGCCGGGGAACTGGTCCTGCACCGGGAGACGCTGCTGCTGCCGGACGCGCCGGAGCAGACCCTGGTGACCTTCGCGGCCGAGCCGGACAGCGCATCGGCGGACGCGCTCGTGCTCCTGTCGATCGCCTCGGCGCGCCCGTCCGCGGCCTCCGGACGGGCTCAGTCCTCCGCGAGCAGGGACTCCGCGTCCATGATCCGGTAG
- a CDS encoding SDR family oxidoreductase, translating to MTTTTTDRVGPAASALPLTGRVAVVTGASSGIGAATARLLAARGARVALLARRADRLAGHVAAIEAAGGTAFAVPADVTEPDAVTAAADRVRERYGRVDLLVNNAGLALPDLLGQGGANWRRMIEVNVNGAFAVTEAFVPDLVAAAAERDHADLVTISSAAATSVLPGFGGYAASKAAVSHLLRNLRAELSPKDVRVTTIEPGTVDTELRDHLGDPELTAAVQGFVDSLGQLPTGTDVAELIAFAVTRPRHVNLPLLTLLPTREA from the coding sequence ATGACCACGACCACCACGGACCGCGTCGGCCCCGCCGCCTCCGCCCTTCCCCTGACCGGCCGGGTGGCGGTCGTCACCGGCGCCTCCAGCGGCATCGGCGCGGCCACCGCGCGGCTGCTCGCCGCACGGGGCGCCCGGGTCGCCCTGCTCGCCCGGCGCGCCGACCGCCTCGCCGGTCACGTCGCCGCGATCGAGGCGGCGGGCGGCACGGCGTTCGCCGTCCCGGCGGACGTCACAGAGCCGGACGCGGTCACGGCGGCCGCCGACCGCGTCCGCGAGCGGTACGGCCGGGTCGATCTCCTCGTCAACAACGCGGGCCTCGCCCTGCCGGACCTGCTCGGCCAGGGCGGCGCCAACTGGCGGCGCATGATCGAGGTGAACGTCAACGGCGCCTTCGCCGTCACCGAGGCGTTCGTCCCCGACCTGGTCGCGGCGGCGGCCGAGCGCGACCACGCGGACCTGGTCACCATCTCCTCCGCGGCCGCGACGTCCGTCCTGCCGGGCTTCGGCGGCTACGCCGCGTCGAAGGCCGCCGTGAGCCACCTGCTGCGCAACCTCCGCGCGGAGCTGAGCCCCAAGGACGTACGCGTCACGACCATCGAGCCGGGCACCGTCGACACCGAACTGCGCGATCACCTCGGCGACCCCGAGCTGACGGCCGCCGTCCAGGGGTTCGTGGACTCCCTCGGACAGCTCCCCACGGGCACCGACGTGGCCGAACTGATCGCCTTCGCCGTCACCCGCCCCCGCCATGTGAACCTGCCGCTGCTCACCCTCCTGCCGACGCGCGAGGCGTGA
- a CDS encoding HelD family protein — MREDVEALDIRDVTANWVNAEVLQGQIDDRIKALADLAHTPLFFGRLDYAHAPGAEEAEGAEGERFYIGRRHVHDAAGDPMVIDWRAPVSQPFYRASKKDPMDVTLRRRFGYTGGDLTAYEDEHLTDATEAEQVSKLLQQEIERPRVGPMRDIVATIQPEQDEIVRSGLAGSVCVQGGPGTGKTAVGLHRVAYLLYAHRERLARTGTLVIGPNRSFLHYIEQVLPALGELEVKQATVDDLVAHVEVRGTDDAAAALVKGDARMAEVLRRAVRSHVTPPTEGVVVVRGSRRWRVPSYELDDIVRELQARDMRYGAAREALPQRIAHAVLVQMERSGEAPDDRVQDAVARNAAVKAAVKAVWPPVDPAKLVHRLLSDAEFLAAHAEGVLTDEEQKTVLWAKPARTPKSTKWSAADAVLIDEAHDLVTRTHSLGHVVLDEAQDLSPMQYRAVGRRCTTGSVTVLGDLAQGTTPWATPTWAEALGHLGKEEAVVEELTAGFRVPREVIAYASRLLPAIAPGLTEVASVRESPGSLAVREVGPGGLDAAVLDACAESLRREGSIGLIAADARVPALAAALDAAGVPYLSPGEETTAEARLTLVPASLAKGLEYDYVVLDEPAAVVDGEPDERTGLRRLYVALTRAVSGLTVLHSAPLPPALA; from the coding sequence ATGCGGGAGGACGTCGAGGCCCTGGACATCCGCGACGTCACCGCGAACTGGGTCAACGCCGAAGTCCTCCAGGGGCAGATCGACGACCGGATCAAGGCCCTCGCGGACCTCGCGCACACGCCGCTGTTCTTCGGCCGGCTCGACTACGCGCACGCGCCGGGCGCCGAGGAGGCGGAGGGCGCCGAGGGCGAGCGGTTCTACATCGGACGGCGGCACGTGCACGACGCCGCGGGCGACCCCATGGTCATCGACTGGCGCGCGCCCGTCTCGCAGCCGTTCTACCGGGCGTCCAAGAAGGACCCGATGGACGTCACGCTGCGCCGCCGGTTCGGGTACACCGGCGGCGACCTGACCGCGTACGAGGACGAGCACCTCACCGACGCGACGGAGGCCGAGCAGGTCAGCAAGCTGCTCCAGCAGGAGATCGAGCGGCCGCGCGTGGGCCCCATGCGCGACATCGTGGCGACGATCCAGCCGGAGCAGGACGAGATCGTCCGCAGCGGGCTCGCCGGTTCGGTGTGCGTGCAGGGCGGCCCCGGCACCGGGAAGACGGCCGTCGGCCTGCACCGCGTCGCGTACCTCCTCTACGCCCACCGCGAGCGGCTCGCCCGCACGGGCACCCTCGTCATCGGGCCGAACCGCTCCTTCCTGCACTACATCGAGCAGGTCCTGCCCGCCCTCGGCGAGTTGGAGGTGAAGCAGGCCACGGTCGACGACCTGGTGGCGCACGTGGAGGTGCGGGGCACGGACGACGCGGCCGCCGCCCTCGTCAAGGGCGACGCCCGCATGGCCGAGGTGCTGCGGCGGGCGGTGCGCTCGCACGTCACGCCGCCCACCGAAGGCGTCGTGGTCGTGCGCGGTTCCCGGCGCTGGCGCGTACCGTCGTACGAACTCGACGACATCGTGCGGGAGTTGCAGGCCCGCGACATGCGCTACGGCGCCGCGCGCGAGGCGCTGCCGCAGCGGATCGCGCACGCCGTGCTCGTCCAGATGGAGCGGTCGGGGGAGGCGCCCGACGACCGCGTGCAGGACGCGGTGGCCCGCAACGCGGCGGTGAAGGCCGCGGTCAAGGCGGTCTGGCCGCCGGTCGACCCGGCGAAGCTGGTGCACCGGCTGCTCTCCGACGCGGAGTTCCTCGCCGCGCACGCCGAGGGCGTCCTGACCGACGAGGAGCAGAAGACGGTCCTGTGGGCGAAGCCCGCGCGGACGCCGAAGAGCACCAAGTGGTCCGCCGCGGACGCGGTGTTGATCGACGAGGCGCACGACCTCGTCACCCGCACCCACTCCCTCGGCCACGTCGTGCTCGACGAGGCGCAGGACCTGTCGCCCATGCAGTACCGCGCGGTGGGGCGCCGCTGCACGACCGGCTCGGTCACCGTCCTCGGCGACCTGGCGCAGGGCACCACGCCGTGGGCGACGCCGACCTGGGCCGAGGCGCTCGGGCACCTGGGCAAGGAGGAGGCGGTGGTGGAGGAGCTGACCGCCGGTTTCCGCGTGCCGCGCGAGGTCATCGCGTACGCGTCGCGGCTGCTGCCCGCGATCGCGCCGGGCCTGACCGAGGTGGCGTCGGTGCGCGAGTCGCCCGGTTCGCTCGCGGTGCGCGAGGTCGGGCCCGGCGGCCTGGACGCGGCGGTGCTCGACGCCTGCGCCGAGTCGCTGCGGCGCGAGGGGTCGATCGGGCTCATCGCGGCGGACGCGCGGGTGCCCGCGCTCGCCGCGGCCCTGGACGCGGCGGGCGTCCCGTACCTCTCCCCCGGTGAGGAGACCACCGCCGAGGCCCGCCTCACCCTCGTGCCCGCCTCGCTCGCCAAGGGCCTGGAGTACGACTACGTGGTCCTGGACGAGCCCGCCGCCGTGGTGGACGGCGAGCCCGACGAACGCACCGGCCTGCGGCGCCTGTACGTGGCCCTGACCCGAGCGGTCTCAGGCCTCACGGTCCTCCACTCGGCCCCACTGCCCCCGGCGCTGGCCTGA
- a CDS encoding copper homeostasis protein CutC has translation MSKRALLEVIALDAEDAIAAQAGGADRLELVTDMAADGLTPSRADFAAIRAAVDIPLRVMLRVADGFAAGDVSELVRSARELRAEGADEFVLGFLDEAGGPDLAAVEAIVDALDGCRWTFHRAIDRAADRDALRKQLAELPGLDTYLTAGAAGGVDEGLPTLVGEAARSGEPGYEPRLLVGGGLRLEHLARLKAAGLDAFHIGGAARPHGWGRALSAEAVATWRGAVDA, from the coding sequence ATGAGCAAGCGCGCACTCCTGGAGGTGATCGCCCTCGACGCCGAGGACGCGATCGCCGCCCAGGCCGGAGGTGCGGACCGGCTGGAACTGGTCACCGACATGGCCGCCGACGGCCTCACGCCGTCCCGCGCGGACTTCGCCGCGATCCGGGCCGCCGTGGACATCCCCCTGCGCGTGATGCTGCGCGTCGCCGACGGCTTCGCCGCGGGTGACGTCAGCGAGCTGGTGCGCAGTGCGCGCGAGCTGCGCGCCGAGGGCGCCGACGAGTTCGTCCTCGGCTTCCTCGACGAGGCGGGCGGGCCCGACCTGGCCGCCGTCGAGGCCATCGTCGACGCGCTCGACGGCTGCCGCTGGACCTTCCACCGCGCCATCGACCGGGCCGCCGACCGGGACGCCCTGCGCAAGCAGCTCGCGGAGCTGCCCGGGCTCGACACGTATCTCACGGCGGGGGCCGCGGGCGGGGTCGACGAGGGGCTGCCCACCCTCGTGGGCGAGGCCGCGCGGTCCGGGGAGCCCGGCTACGAGCCGCGGCTGCTCGTCGGCGGCGGGCTCCGCCTCGAACACCTCGCGCGGCTGAAGGCGGCTGGGCTCGACGCCTTCCACATCGGCGGCGCCGCCAGGCCCCACGGGTGGGGCCGGGCCCTCTCGGCCGAAGCCGTGGCCACGTGGCGCGGGGCCGTCGACGCCTGA